Proteins encoded together in one Spirochaetota bacterium window:
- a CDS encoding NAD(+)/NADH kinase, giving the protein MQKIAINLHPEDEGSIKIIHALVKKAHAKGIQVLLPDYPILQKEFSSLIVKHDAYTSVDIAVAIGGDGTFIRTARIFAAANIPILGVNRGRLGFLTEFLPQEALDYFDEIVKGNFTFSERKMLKANIIRDGEHYAAVDYLNDAVITKGSFSRPIRIRLELNDEFVTCYSGDGLIIATATGSTAYSLSAGGPIVLPEDESVFIVNPICPHTLAIRPMIVPDSMVLSASVVTTIENLLLTVDGQEAIALQETDVVHFSRSSYVIHIINHPSRRYFDVLRQKLGWGANSQAE; this is encoded by the coding sequence ATGCAAAAAATAGCAATAAACCTGCACCCTGAAGATGAAGGGTCTATTAAAATTATACATGCATTGGTAAAAAAAGCACATGCAAAAGGTATACAAGTTCTTTTGCCTGATTATCCAATATTACAAAAGGAATTTTCTTCATTAATTGTAAAGCATGATGCATATACCAGCGTTGATATTGCTGTTGCAATAGGTGGTGACGGTACATTTATACGTACTGCCAGAATATTTGCAGCAGCAAACATTCCTATTCTAGGTGTTAATCGTGGTAGGTTGGGCTTTTTAACTGAATTTTTGCCCCAGGAAGCACTTGATTATTTTGATGAAATTGTGAAAGGTAATTTTACCTTTTCAGAAAGGAAAATGCTGAAAGCCAATATTATCCGTGACGGTGAACACTACGCGGCTGTGGATTATCTCAACGATGCTGTCATTACCAAAGGGTCATTTTCAAGGCCTATCCGTATACGGCTTGAACTCAATGATGAATTTGTTACGTGTTATTCAGGTGATGGCCTTATTATTGCAACAGCTACAGGGTCAACTGCGTATTCGCTTTCTGCTGGTGGCCCCATTGTATTGCCTGAAGATGAATCAGTATTTATAGTAAATCCAATCTGTCCGCACACGCTTGCCATTCGCCCCATGATAGTCCCCGATTCAATGGTATTGTCGGCCAGTGTTGTTACTACTATAGAAAATTTGTTATTGACAGTTGATGGTCAGGAAGCTATTGCTTTGCAGGAAACGGACGTTGTACATTTTTCCCGTTCATCATATGTGATTCACATTATAAATCACCCGTCACGGCGGTATTTTGATGTATTGCGACAGAAATTAGGGTGGGGAGCAAACAGTCAGGCAGAATGA